The region CTAATGTATAACATCCAATATCACTTGTAGTTATAATTCTATCTTTATATTTACTTACCTCATAAAATATTCCCCTATGAGGACAGCCTGCACAAAGTGCTGGTGGCCTAGATGGAGTTTCTATATCTATTTCATAAGTTTCCTTTTCTTCTTCTTCTAATAGATTTTCTCTTAAAATAGCTGGATTTAACTCTCCACATATAGGAAGTTTATCTTTGCCTATACAATCTATTCCTATAGTTCTAACAAAATTTTCTAAGTAAGGTTCATTTTCTTCAATCACATATAATTTATCAACTTCTTTTGCAAATTTTCTAATCATTTTATCTGGAAGTGGGTAGCTAAATCCTATTTTTAAATAAGATGCATTCTCTCCAAATACTTCTTTTGCATGAAGATATGAAATACCACTAGTAATAATTCCTATACTCTTGTCCCCCCATTCAATCCTATTTAATGGGGTATTATTGGAATACTCCCTCATTCTTGGAATTCTTTCTTCTTCTATTTCTACATGTTTTACTTTTGAATTTGCTGGCACCATTATATATTTTCTAATATTCTTTTCATATTCCTTAATACCTACTTCTTTTCTTTCAGATAATTCAACTATTCCTTTACTATGACATACCCTTGTAGTAACCCTAAACAATACTGGCGTATCAAATTCCTCACTAATTTCAAAAGCATGATTTATAAATTCTTTACACTCTACACTATCCGATGGCTCTACCATAGCTACCTTTGCATGTGGAGCATACAACCTATTATCTTGTTCATTTTGTGAACTATGCATACCAGGTTCATCTGCAGTTATTATTATTAAGCCTCCATTAACCCCTTCATAGGCCATTGTAAACATTGGGTCTGCCGCTACATTTAACCCAACATGTTTCATTGTAACTACAGTTCTTGCTCCTGCTATTGAAGCACCACTTCCTACTTCTAAGGCAACCTTTTCATTTGGAGCCCATTCTGAATAGATTTCTTTATATTGG is a window of Tissierellales bacterium DNA encoding:
- the iorA gene encoding indolepyruvate ferredoxin oxidoreductase subunit alpha; translation: MKKLLTGNEAIARGIYESGCLVASAYPGTPSTEILENVSQYKEIYSEWAPNEKVALEVGSGASIAGARTVVTMKHVGLNVAADPMFTMAYEGVNGGLIIITADEPGMHSSQNEQDNRLYAPHAKVAMVEPSDSVECKEFINHAFEISEEFDTPVLFRVTTRVCHSKGIVELSERKEVGIKEYEKNIRKYIMVPANSKVKHVEIEEERIPRMREYSNNTPLNRIEWGDKSIGIITSGISYLHAKEVFGENASYLKIGFSYPLPDKMIRKFAKEVDKLYVIEENEPYLENFVRTIGIDCIGKDKLPICGELNPAILRENLLEEEEKETYEIDIETPSRPPALCAGCPHRGIFYEVSKYKDRIITTSDIGCYTLGMAPPLNVGDTVICMGAGISAGLGFEKVIKMANRDQKVFGFIGDSTFFHSGITGLIDAVYNNSNIAIVILDNRITAMTGQQENPGTGKTAMGEPAPIIDIEKIVQAVGIKDENIRVVDPYKLAETKAAVKDAYESDDPFVIITKQPCALIKEVQRSRKDLYCEVNQDKCTKCKTCLRIGCPAIFFRDNVVSIDKNQCNGCTVCLQVCPFDAIEYRGEAGD